One Tomitella gaofuii DNA segment encodes these proteins:
- a CDS encoding DUF3367 domain-containing protein, which produces MAALCQSPGRIVADTKLDLTANPLGFLARAAHQWSSIAPLGQVQNQAYGYFFPHGAFFALGDLAHIPPWVTQRLWWGLLLAVGFWGVVRVAEALGIGSRTSRMVAAAAFVFAPRVLTTIGPISSETLPVMLAPWVLLPVIRALDGGDPGGTGDRGGLGAAGARPASMRMLAARSAAAVALMGAVNAVATGFACLIAGLWWAAHRPDARWRRFTAWWVPMLALACLWWLVPLWLLGQVSPPFLDFIESSSTTTRFASLPEVLRGTSSWTPFISPSTATGVPLVSEPILVLATGLLAAAGLAGLAMRRMPARGRLLLILLVGLAGMTIGYDGALGSAVADQVRAFLDGAGAPLRNVHKLEPLLRLPLVLGLAHLLGRVPLPGAVPWRRARSALAHPEHEPMTAVTALVAAALMLASSPAWLGDLAPPGGYSAIPDHWQQAADWLTDHADSTDATAAGMHRALVVPGAPFAIQEWGMTRDEPLQPLAETPWAVRDAIPLTPPGAIRALDAIQRQLADGRPSDTLAPTLRRMGIGYLVVRNDLDPELARAPRPLVVHAAIDGSPGLTRVAAFGEPPLPSTRQVPARTDPGGLDAGRGDGAVPADDEVTEFQDAGLRQDYPAIEIYRVGADPVTVAPYTVGLDEVPVVAGGPEVLARPRAFPAGTVPTGPAPTDAADTRPVPVVLYADARAAGLDPSAVAVTDTPTAREQDYGRVTGGTSGIRAATDPRRTPNAAPDYPVPGAGLVEGRWVGATVTASGSAADATQLGGVNPSSGTAAAFDGDPTTSWVSGGADSAVGQWLRLDLDAPIRSGTLTVRTDRMAVGPPVTGIEVQTARGTMGAAVPEPGAEVTVPIPPGTTRWIRIEAVRTADGTAGRQFGLSEVSLTTPDGPLDVHREVVLPPPPPRARVTQWSLGQEFPGRRQCAAAGGRVLCDTTLGGAAESPGVFTRTIDAPADTPLGAELTVRGRPGQDLDALLTPPGGVRAEADSDIVDPRGNAHAAVDGDPATSWYAADSAARHATSSPTITLRLPRESEVASLRVTPPAPAPGGRDGQSIPARPTTVTVDLGTGPQQRTVPADGIIALTPARTDTVTVSVTDWQEVPVDGAFGRRKDQAPGIAELAVFAGPHGTDRIGTVPDPDAPVTVGCGDGPVVTLNGHAIRTSVTATTRALRDGAPVTATVCGGATLQPAVGPDRLTVQPGGAFTVSTVTLTPQPTGGPTASGGAAASAPQPAHVATWGDDHRVMRVPASDEDRLLVVPESTNPGWVAEDASGTELQPIVVDGWQQGWIVPAGAATSVTLTFPSDHWYRLGLFGGLALLPLLFLAAAVPARRRERTAFGAATRTWSSTTAGAAGVLAAGFAVSGAAGVAVTAAGLAASAAGPLWARRIRAGGGRGGVAARCARVFATGRAWPVVAGAGLMLSVGVLATGPWLSGMPYQGHSPWAQVFALIGVAAAGVSAVPVSGRVRAGARRMVSRRASQRTRARRAGSSTKA; this is translated from the coding sequence GTGGCGGCGCTGTGCCAGTCTCCGGGCCGCATCGTCGCGGACACCAAGCTGGACCTCACCGCGAATCCGCTCGGTTTCCTGGCGCGCGCGGCACACCAGTGGTCGTCGATCGCCCCGCTCGGCCAGGTGCAGAACCAGGCCTACGGCTATTTCTTCCCGCACGGCGCGTTCTTCGCGCTCGGCGACCTGGCGCACATCCCCCCGTGGGTGACGCAGCGCCTGTGGTGGGGGCTGCTGCTCGCCGTGGGCTTCTGGGGCGTGGTCCGGGTCGCCGAGGCGCTGGGCATCGGCAGCCGGACGTCCCGCATGGTCGCGGCCGCGGCGTTCGTGTTCGCACCCCGCGTGCTCACCACCATCGGCCCGATCTCCTCGGAAACGCTGCCGGTGATGCTGGCGCCCTGGGTGCTGCTGCCGGTGATCCGGGCGCTCGACGGCGGGGATCCGGGCGGGACGGGCGACAGGGGCGGCCTCGGCGCTGCCGGGGCGCGGCCCGCGTCGATGCGCATGCTCGCCGCCCGGTCGGCGGCGGCGGTGGCGCTGATGGGCGCCGTCAACGCCGTGGCCACGGGCTTCGCCTGCCTCATCGCCGGGCTGTGGTGGGCCGCGCACCGGCCCGACGCCCGTTGGCGCCGCTTCACCGCCTGGTGGGTGCCCATGCTGGCGCTCGCCTGCCTGTGGTGGCTCGTGCCGCTGTGGCTGCTGGGACAGGTGAGCCCGCCGTTCCTCGACTTCATCGAATCCTCCTCCACCACCACCCGGTTCGCGTCACTGCCCGAGGTGCTCCGCGGCACCAGCTCGTGGACCCCCTTCATCTCCCCGTCCACCGCCACCGGGGTGCCGCTGGTCAGCGAGCCGATACTCGTGCTGGCCACCGGCCTGCTCGCCGCCGCCGGACTCGCGGGGCTGGCGATGCGGCGCATGCCCGCGCGCGGGCGCCTGCTGCTGATCCTGCTGGTGGGCCTGGCGGGGATGACCATCGGCTACGACGGGGCGCTGGGCTCCGCGGTGGCGGACCAGGTGCGCGCGTTCCTCGACGGCGCCGGCGCGCCGCTGCGCAACGTGCACAAGCTCGAACCGCTGCTGCGCCTGCCGCTGGTGCTGGGGCTGGCGCATCTGCTGGGTCGGGTGCCACTGCCCGGGGCGGTGCCGTGGCGCCGGGCCCGCAGCGCGCTGGCGCACCCCGAACACGAGCCGATGACGGCGGTGACCGCACTGGTGGCGGCCGCACTGATGCTGGCCTCCAGCCCGGCCTGGCTGGGCGACCTGGCACCGCCGGGCGGCTACTCCGCGATCCCCGACCACTGGCAGCAGGCGGCCGACTGGCTCACCGACCACGCGGATTCCACCGACGCCACCGCCGCGGGCATGCACCGCGCACTGGTGGTGCCGGGCGCGCCGTTCGCCATCCAGGAGTGGGGCATGACGCGCGACGAGCCGCTGCAGCCGCTGGCGGAGACGCCGTGGGCGGTGCGCGACGCCATCCCGCTCACCCCGCCGGGCGCGATCCGCGCGCTCGACGCGATCCAGCGTCAACTCGCCGACGGACGGCCGTCCGACACACTCGCCCCCACGCTACGGCGCATGGGCATCGGATACCTCGTGGTGCGCAACGACCTGGACCCCGAGCTGGCGCGGGCGCCGCGGCCGCTCGTCGTGCACGCCGCGATCGACGGCTCGCCCGGGTTGACCCGGGTCGCGGCCTTCGGCGAGCCGCCGCTGCCGTCGACGCGGCAGGTCCCGGCCCGGACGGACCCCGGTGGCCTGGACGCGGGACGCGGGGACGGCGCGGTACCGGCGGACGACGAGGTCACCGAGTTCCAGGATGCGGGCCTGCGCCAGGACTATCCCGCCATCGAGATCTACCGGGTCGGCGCCGACCCGGTCACCGTCGCGCCGTACACCGTGGGGCTCGACGAGGTCCCGGTGGTGGCCGGGGGGCCGGAGGTGCTGGCGCGCCCACGCGCCTTTCCGGCGGGCACCGTCCCCACGGGCCCGGCTCCCACTGATGCTGCGGACACACGCCCCGTCCCCGTCGTGCTCTACGCCGACGCGCGTGCCGCCGGTCTCGACCCGTCCGCCGTGGCCGTCACCGACACGCCCACCGCGCGCGAGCAGGACTACGGGCGGGTCACCGGCGGCACGTCGGGCATCCGCGCCGCCACCGACCCGCGCCGCACCCCCAACGCGGCGCCCGACTATCCCGTCCCCGGCGCCGGGCTGGTCGAGGGCCGCTGGGTGGGCGCCACCGTCACCGCGTCCGGCTCGGCGGCCGACGCCACGCAGCTGGGCGGGGTGAACCCGTCGAGCGGCACGGCGGCCGCGTTCGACGGCGACCCGACGACGAGTTGGGTCAGCGGCGGGGCGGACAGCGCCGTGGGGCAGTGGCTGCGGCTGGACCTGGACGCCCCGATCCGCTCGGGGACCCTCACCGTGCGCACCGACCGGATGGCGGTGGGCCCGCCCGTCACGGGGATCGAGGTGCAGACGGCCCGCGGCACCATGGGCGCGGCGGTGCCGGAGCCGGGCGCCGAGGTGACGGTGCCGATCCCGCCGGGCACCACGCGGTGGATCCGGATCGAGGCGGTGCGCACCGCGGACGGTACGGCCGGTCGCCAGTTCGGCCTGTCCGAGGTGTCTCTGACCACGCCCGACGGCCCCCTCGACGTGCACCGCGAGGTGGTGCTGCCGCCACCGCCGCCCCGCGCCCGGGTGACGCAGTGGAGCCTGGGCCAGGAGTTCCCGGGGCGCCGCCAATGCGCCGCCGCCGGCGGGCGGGTGCTCTGCGACACCACCCTCGGCGGCGCGGCCGAATCGCCGGGCGTGTTCACCCGCACCATCGACGCCCCGGCGGACACCCCGCTGGGTGCGGAGCTCACCGTGCGGGGACGGCCAGGGCAGGACCTCGACGCGCTGCTCACCCCGCCCGGCGGCGTGCGCGCCGAGGCCGATTCGGACATCGTCGACCCGCGCGGAAACGCGCACGCCGCCGTCGACGGCGACCCCGCCACCAGCTGGTACGCCGCGGACTCCGCCGCCCGCCACGCCACCTCGTCGCCCACCATCACCCTGCGCCTTCCCCGCGAAAGCGAGGTGGCGAGCCTGCGCGTGACCCCGCCGGCGCCCGCGCCCGGCGGACGGGACGGGCAGTCGATACCGGCCCGGCCCACCACCGTCACCGTCGACCTGGGCACCGGCCCCCAGCAGCGGACGGTGCCCGCCGACGGGATCATCGCGCTCACGCCCGCCCGCACCGACACCGTGACGGTGTCGGTGACCGACTGGCAGGAGGTCCCCGTGGACGGGGCGTTCGGGCGCCGGAAGGACCAGGCCCCCGGCATCGCCGAGCTCGCCGTCTTCGCCGGCCCGCACGGCACCGACCGCATCGGCACTGTTCCCGACCCTGACGCGCCCGTCACCGTCGGCTGCGGCGACGGCCCCGTCGTCACGCTGAACGGGCACGCGATCCGCACGTCCGTCACCGCGACGACGAGGGCGCTGCGGGACGGCGCGCCGGTCACCGCGACCGTGTGCGGCGGCGCGACCCTGCAGCCCGCCGTGGGCCCGGACCGGCTGACGGTGCAGCCCGGCGGGGCGTTCACGGTGTCCACCGTGACGCTCACGCCGCAGCCCACGGGAGGACCGACGGCCTCCGGCGGGGCCGCGGCATCGGCCCCGCAGCCCGCACACGTCGCAACCTGGGGCGACGATCACCGTGTGATGCGCGTGCCCGCGTCCGACGAGGACCGACTGCTGGTGGTGCCGGAATCGACCAACCCGGGCTGGGTGGCCGAGGACGCGTCCGGCACGGAGCTGCAGCCGATCGTCGTCGACGGATGGCAGCAGGGGTGGATCGTGCCCGCGGGCGCCGCGACCAGCGTCACGCTGACCTTTCCCAGCGACCACTGGTACCGGCTGGGTCTGTTCGGCGGGCTCGCGCTGCTGCCGCTGCTCTTCCTCGCCGCCGCGGTCCCGGCCCGGCGCCGTGAACGCACGGCGTTCGGCGCGGCGACCCGCACATGGTCGTCTACCACCGCCGGGGCGGCGGGCGTGCTGGCGGCGGGGTTCGCCGTGTCCGGGGCGGCCGGGGTGGCGGTGACGGCGGCGGGCCTCGCGGCCTCCGCCGCGGGACCCCTGTGGGCACGGCGGATCCGGGCCGGCGGCGGGCGCGGTGGTGTCGCGGCCCGGTGCGCCCGGGTGTTCGCGACGGGGCGCGCGTGGCCGGTGGTCGCCGGAGCGGGCCTCATGCTCTCCGTCGGCGTGCTGGCGACGGGGCCGTGGCTCTCGGGGATGCCCTATCAGGGGCACTCGCCGTGGGCTCAGGTCTTCGCGCTGATCGGCGTGGCGGCGGCCGGGGTGTCCGCGGTGCCCGTCTCCGGGCGGGTGCGCGCAGGGGCCCGGCGCATGGTGTCCCGGCGCGCCTCCCAGCGCACCAGGGCGCGGCGCGCCGGCTCCTCCACCAAGGCGTAG
- a CDS encoding DUF3068 domain-containing protein, giving the protein MAKKRLGSAGIVACILIGLGVFLVVVAIMLPTYTKSKALKTPLDLHVETVATGKGAVLDASSLVAGAPEVAHDVPLKAVRNVTVQDPSNADIITVQAGQRLLRTDKPAPKSDAPTARDPRLINATVDKVTLDRVTSMPINNPESPNGVWTDAGGQMDPVPREGLQYKFPFDVEKKSYPYFDLTSRTTHPIDFAGEEEIDGMTVYHFTQDIAPVDLSKTVGGTSDKLTIPAEALGVTGEGDVEVHRFYTNQRDLWVDPVTGVIVKGREVINQYFARSADDDARITALSISPQTGLTFDQNTIDYQLQQARDGQDKIELVTFTIPLIAGIVGALVLLAGLILGFLKTGRSGRRDDDRHEPPTEQIPTY; this is encoded by the coding sequence ATGGCGAAGAAAAGGCTCGGCAGTGCGGGGATCGTCGCCTGCATTCTGATCGGCCTCGGCGTGTTCCTGGTGGTGGTGGCCATCATGCTGCCCACCTACACCAAGAGCAAGGCGCTCAAGACGCCGCTCGACCTGCACGTGGAGACGGTCGCCACCGGCAAGGGCGCGGTGCTCGACGCGTCGTCCCTGGTGGCGGGCGCGCCCGAGGTGGCGCACGACGTACCGCTCAAGGCCGTCCGCAACGTCACCGTGCAGGACCCGTCCAACGCGGACATCATCACCGTGCAGGCGGGCCAGCGGCTGCTGCGCACGGACAAGCCGGCCCCCAAGTCCGACGCGCCCACCGCCCGGGACCCGCGCCTGATCAACGCGACCGTCGACAAGGTCACGCTGGACCGCGTCACCTCCATGCCCATCAACAACCCGGAGAGCCCCAACGGCGTCTGGACGGACGCGGGCGGGCAGATGGACCCGGTCCCCCGCGAGGGACTGCAGTACAAGTTCCCGTTCGACGTGGAGAAGAAGTCGTACCCGTACTTCGACCTGACCTCGCGCACCACGCACCCGATCGACTTCGCCGGCGAGGAGGAGATCGACGGGATGACGGTCTACCACTTCACCCAGGACATCGCACCGGTCGACCTCAGCAAGACCGTGGGCGGCACCTCGGACAAGCTGACGATCCCGGCGGAGGCGCTGGGCGTCACCGGCGAGGGCGACGTCGAGGTGCACCGCTTCTACACCAACCAGCGCGACCTGTGGGTGGACCCGGTGACCGGCGTCATCGTCAAGGGCCGCGAGGTGATCAACCAGTACTTCGCCCGCAGCGCCGACGACGACGCCCGCATCACGGCGCTGTCGATCAGCCCCCAGACCGGGCTGACCTTCGACCAGAACACCATCGACTACCAGCTGCAGCAGGCACGTGACGGTCAGGACAAGATCGAGCTCGTGACCTTCACGATCCCGCTGATCGCCGGCATCGTCGGCGCGCTCGTCCTGCTGGCCGGCCTGATTCTGGGATTCCTCAAGACGGGCCGGTCCGGCCGACGCGACGACGACCGGCACGAGCCGCCCACCGAGCAGATCCCGACCTACTGA
- a CDS encoding polysaccharide biosynthesis protein — MTWVTAGAMAANGLTYVLYLVAGRLLMPAGYGMFASLVTAQVVLAVPALALQAVIARQIAQRGTGQRGTGQRGTARAGTAAGRALTYRTAAVVTVLAAVATPLPAALLDTPVPAAAAAMAMAPMLVLLAGEQGTLQGHERFPALGVVLGAAGVGKVLPAAVVLLAGAGATAALAAGTAGTAAAVVLARAVVARDGPARNGRPASDAGADGVENASPTVGATASVLRASQVQLVLMLLTSIDLMMARVVLSETDAGVYAMGAVATKAAFWLPAAVGVVLYPRMARPEHSLRAVRVTLAVLAGLGVAVVACAAAAAPLVPVLVGEQYRPVVGLVWLFALVGAAFAVLQGALLSAIARDATRLAVLAWAGLAVEGAALAAASSVTRMAVTAAACALGTTAAVTVAVLLSLRPPEGEARTVSRSGSARWAARAGRRRVGRTGPS; from the coding sequence ATGACGTGGGTGACCGCGGGCGCCATGGCCGCCAACGGATTGACCTACGTGCTCTATCTGGTGGCGGGGCGCCTGCTGATGCCCGCGGGCTACGGGATGTTCGCCAGCCTGGTGACGGCGCAGGTGGTGCTCGCGGTTCCGGCACTGGCGTTGCAGGCGGTCATCGCGCGCCAGATAGCGCAGCGGGGCACAGGGCAGCGGGGCACAGGGCAGCGGGGCACAGCACGGGCGGGCACGGCGGCAGGGCGCGCGCTGACCTATCGCACCGCCGCGGTCGTCACGGTGCTCGCGGCGGTGGCGACGCCACTGCCCGCCGCGCTGCTCGACACGCCGGTGCCGGCGGCCGCCGCGGCGATGGCGATGGCCCCGATGCTGGTGCTGCTCGCCGGCGAGCAGGGCACGCTCCAGGGGCACGAGCGTTTCCCGGCGCTGGGTGTGGTGCTCGGCGCCGCGGGCGTGGGCAAGGTGCTGCCGGCGGCCGTCGTGCTGCTCGCGGGCGCGGGGGCCACGGCGGCGCTGGCGGCCGGCACTGCGGGGACGGCCGCGGCGGTGGTCCTGGCACGCGCGGTCGTCGCCCGCGACGGCCCGGCCCGCAACGGGCGGCCAGCGTCGGACGCCGGGGCGGACGGTGTGGAGAACGCTTCCCCGACGGTCGGGGCGACGGCGTCGGTGCTGCGCGCGTCGCAGGTGCAGCTGGTGCTCATGCTGCTCACGTCCATCGACTTGATGATGGCCCGCGTGGTGCTGTCCGAGACCGACGCGGGCGTGTACGCGATGGGGGCGGTGGCCACCAAGGCCGCGTTCTGGCTGCCCGCCGCGGTGGGGGTGGTGCTCTACCCGCGGATGGCGCGCCCCGAGCATTCGCTGCGGGCGGTGCGCGTCACGCTGGCCGTGCTCGCAGGCCTGGGAGTGGCGGTGGTGGCTTGCGCTGCCGCGGCGGCACCGTTGGTTCCGGTGCTGGTGGGGGAGCAGTACCGGCCGGTGGTGGGGCTGGTGTGGCTGTTCGCGCTCGTTGGCGCCGCGTTCGCGGTGCTGCAGGGGGCGTTGCTGTCGGCGATCGCCCGTGACGCGACGCGTCTGGCGGTGCTCGCCTGGGCGGGGCTGGCGGTGGAGGGCGCGGCGCTGGCGGCCGCGTCGTCGGTGACGCGGATGGCCGTGACTGCCGCGGCGTGTGCGCTGGGCACGACCGCGGCGGTCACGGTGGCGGTGCTGTTGTCGCTGCGGCCCCCGGAGGGCGAGGCCCGCACCGTCAGTAGGTCGGGATCTGCTCGGTGGGCGGCTCGTGCCGGTCGTCGTCGCGTCGGCCGGACCGGCCCGTCTTGA
- a CDS encoding glycosyltransferase family 4 protein, whose protein sequence is MTGADGPTARPEGPGRVREVLLLCWRDSGHPQGGGSERYLEQIGEQLARRGVRVTLRTAGYAGAPARGRLGSVGVSRGGGRITVYPRALAAIALGRIGVGPLRGLRPDVVVDTQNGIPFFAALVAGAPVAVLVHHCHREQWPVAGRALGRLGWWLESVVSPRLYRRSQYLTVSLPSAEELESLGVDGDRVAVVRAGLDQVPAAVAPGGSATRTAHPGLVVLSRLVPHKQIEDAMYAVARLRPLMPDVRLDVIGDGWWSEPLHRHARELGVADAVTFHGHVSEEHKHRLLAQSWVHVMPSRKEGWGLAVVEAAQHAVPTVGYRGSRGLTDSVLDGATGLLVDDREELVVAVSELLRDANLRVDLGEKARIRVQEFAWERSGAAFLKVLEEAAGGGRVSGLVGAAAEQ, encoded by the coding sequence GTGACCGGCGCCGACGGCCCGACTGCGCGGCCCGAGGGGCCCGGCCGGGTCCGCGAGGTCCTGCTGTTGTGCTGGCGTGATTCCGGACACCCGCAGGGCGGCGGCAGCGAGCGGTATCTCGAACAAATCGGCGAGCAGCTCGCGCGGCGCGGAGTGCGCGTGACACTGCGCACCGCCGGGTACGCGGGGGCGCCCGCGCGGGGCCGGCTGGGCAGTGTCGGCGTCAGCCGCGGCGGCGGCCGGATCACGGTGTATCCGCGGGCGCTCGCGGCGATCGCGCTGGGGCGCATCGGGGTCGGCCCGCTGCGCGGACTGCGGCCCGACGTCGTCGTGGACACCCAGAACGGGATCCCCTTCTTCGCCGCGCTCGTGGCGGGCGCACCGGTGGCGGTGCTCGTCCACCATTGCCACCGTGAGCAGTGGCCGGTGGCCGGACGCGCCCTGGGCCGCCTGGGCTGGTGGCTCGAGTCGGTGGTCTCGCCGCGGCTGTATCGGCGCAGCCAGTACCTGACGGTGTCACTGCCGTCCGCGGAGGAGCTGGAGTCCCTCGGCGTCGACGGCGACAGAGTGGCCGTGGTGCGGGCGGGCCTCGACCAGGTGCCCGCCGCAGTGGCCCCGGGCGGCTCCGCGACCCGCACGGCGCACCCCGGCCTGGTCGTGTTGTCACGTCTGGTGCCGCACAAGCAGATCGAGGACGCGATGTACGCGGTGGCGCGTCTGCGGCCTCTGATGCCGGACGTGCGGCTCGACGTGATCGGCGACGGCTGGTGGTCGGAGCCGCTGCACCGGCACGCCCGCGAGCTGGGTGTGGCCGACGCCGTCACCTTCCACGGACACGTCTCCGAGGAGCACAAGCATCGGCTGCTGGCGCAGTCATGGGTGCACGTGATGCCGTCCCGTAAGGAGGGCTGGGGGCTGGCCGTCGTGGAGGCGGCCCAGCACGCGGTCCCCACAGTGGGTTACCGCGGATCGCGCGGGCTCACCGATTCGGTGCTCGACGGTGCGACAGGGCTGCTCGTCGACGACCGCGAGGAGCTCGTCGTCGCGGTGTCCGAGCTGCTGAGGGACGCCAACCTGCGCGTCGACCTGGGTGAGAAGGCGCGCATCCGGGTGCAGGAGTTCGCCTGGGAACGGTCGGGCGCGGCGTTTCTGAAGGTCCTCGAGGAGGCGGCGGGCGGAGGCCGGGTCAGCGGACTCGTGGGAGCGGCGGCCGAACAGTAG